Below is a genomic region from Spirosoma radiotolerans.
GTCGCTGGGAGATTGTTCGATGCCGTAGGTGCCATCGAGGTCGCTGCCGATCGCAATATGCTGGCTGTTGCCGGTGAGCTGGCAGATGTGGTCGTAATGGTCGATGATCGTTTCCAGGCTAATGCCGAAGCTGGCCGGGTTACTAACCCGCTGGGTAAAACCGGGTTTCATCATCCAGGCGTCGAAGCAACCACCAATGACACCCCCGCGCTCGGTTAACTGCCGGATTTGATCGTCGGTCAATTGCCGTTGGTGCGGCACCAGCGCCCGGCAATTGTGGTGGCTAGCCCAGACGGGTCCTTTGTACAGAGAAAGTGCTTCGGTAAAGCCCTCGTCGGTCAGGTGAGTAGCATCCAGGATAATACCCAGCCGATCCATTTCCCTGACCAGTTCGCGGCCCTGGGGAGTTAATGGACCACTCAGGCCAGTACCCGGTGCATACCGGCCGGTGCTGTAATGCGCCGGACCCAGCGCCCGTAAGCCATACGCATAGGCCTTTTCCAGGTAAGACAGGTTAACCAGCGAGTCGGCGCCTTCCAGACTAAGAATGTAGCCAACCGGCTTATTGTCAGAAGGAATTGTCTCATCGAGCCAAAGCGTAAGGTGGCTTTCGAGGCTGGCCCGATCCCGAATCTGGACCATCTCCCCGGCATCGACCATGGTTTCGTACCAGGCCCGCTGCGCCTGCGTCATGGCCCAGGCCTGCTCCGGTGAGTTCCAGCCTGCACCGGGCAAGTTGCCGTTACTCTGATTAAATCGGGCAATTTGCGTGGCTACGACCAGGCCAATATGTCCCCGACGGAGATCGGGCAGAGAAACCGTCCCTTTCGCCCGGTCAATTTTATCGGTCATATCGGCTTCCTGTTGCCGAATTTGATGGGCCGTCATCCGGTAGTCACGGTTCCATTCGATGGCGTTCAGCGCCATGTCGAGGTGGGCATCAATAATGAACATGGTATGCTGAAATTGGTTGTTGACTTGTGTGGATTGTGTTGACAGTTTCTTAAAACTGCCATATTGGATGTAAATGAGGTTTTAAGAAACCTCGGTGGTCGGATTTGAGAATCCAGCCCCACGTTAATACCAGGACCGTAGTAAAAAAGTACTTACTTAGGTGAGTTCTCATCCTTCTGAGCTAATTTCTTTTTCACCACATCAGCGGGATATTTCAGCGCCAGTCGGCGGATGTCGTAGCTGAACTCCTCGTACGTTTCCTTCCAGAGCTGGGCTTCTTCGGGTGTATAGTCGTAAAAGCCTTGTGCGTTCAGAACGCCTTTGCCGCCTGCCTTCACAATGTCGTCGATCAGTTTGGGAACTTCGGTCTGGTTGCTCAGCGTCGGCCATAAGTCTTTCATAACCGTGTGGTAAGCGGGTACACCTGTCAGGTCCATCCACCGAAAAACGCCTACCAGCGTCATCCAATAACCCGTATTGTTGCGGCAGGCCCGGTCCACATCCTCTACGGTAGCATAGCCATTTTCGACCAGGTTGAAAGCCTCCCGATACATGGCGTACATCAGGCGATTGGCGATAAACCCGCGAATATCTTTACGGACCAGGGTCGGTTCTTTATCCCACAAATGGGCTAATTCGTAGAGCCATTCGGCGGTTTGGGTATTGCTTAGATCACCACAAATGATTTCCAGAAAACGAGTCGTATGAGACGGTTCTGTCCAGTGCAGGCCCAGAAAGCGTTCGGGCAAACGGATTTGTCGCTGGAGAAGGCTAATCGGGATAGCGGAGGTGTTGCTCGTGATGACAGCATCATCGGCCACAACGGCTTCAATCCGGTCATAAACCGATTTCTTGATCGCTATGTCTTCCAGCGTACACTCCAGCACTAGTTTACAGTCTTTTAGAAGGCTATAATCCTCCGTAATCGTAAGCTGCTGAAGATACACGTCCGGACTGTCTGTGATCAGTCCTTCCTGCTGGGCTTTTACCAGATGTTCCCGGATGCGCGGCTCAGCTGTTTCCATATCGACTGGCAGCGGAGCTACGGCCACTACCGGATGCCCCGACAGCAGCAGGCAGGTGGTGATGCTGCAACCCATTAGGCCCAGCCCGACTACGCCCACGGGAATAGATGCCGGCTTAAGTGGCTCGTTCATATTGATTTATCAATTACATGAGTTGACTGATATCGACTGATTTCGGCTTACGGGTAAGCAAATGAATAATGGTCCAGGCCAGCAGATAGGTACAGCCGCAAAT
It encodes:
- a CDS encoding dipeptidase, which produces MFIIDAHLDMALNAIEWNRDYRMTAHQIRQQEADMTDKIDRAKGTVSLPDLRRGHIGLVVATQIARFNQSNGNLPGAGWNSPEQAWAMTQAQRAWYETMVDAGEMVQIRDRASLESHLTLWLDETIPSDNKPVGYILSLEGADSLVNLSYLEKAYAYGLRALGPAHYSTGRYAPGTGLSGPLTPQGRELVREMDRLGIILDATHLTDEGFTEALSLYKGPVWASHHNCRALVPHQRQLTDDQIRQLTERGGVIGGCFDAWMMKPGFTQRVSNPASFGISLETIIDHYDHICQLTGNSQHIAIGSDLDGTYGIEQSPSDLDTIADLQNLTGLLAKRGYSLEDIENIFHKNWLRFLRNAWK
- a CDS encoding 3-hydroxyacyl-CoA dehydrogenase family protein; the protein is MNEPLKPASIPVGVVGLGLMGCSITTCLLLSGHPVVAVAPLPVDMETAEPRIREHLVKAQQEGLITDSPDVYLQQLTITEDYSLLKDCKLVLECTLEDIAIKKSVYDRIEAVVADDAVITSNTSAIPISLLQRQIRLPERFLGLHWTEPSHTTRFLEIICGDLSNTQTAEWLYELAHLWDKEPTLVRKDIRGFIANRLMYAMYREAFNLVENGYATVEDVDRACRNNTGYWMTLVGVFRWMDLTGVPAYHTVMKDLWPTLSNQTEVPKLIDDIVKAGGKGVLNAQGFYDYTPEEAQLWKETYEEFSYDIRRLALKYPADVVKKKLAQKDENSPK